In a single window of the Cydia splendana chromosome 20, ilCydSple1.2, whole genome shotgun sequence genome:
- the LOC134800781 gene encoding large ribosomal subunit protein mL39: MKRHLTNLSRNILQNKCSNTFSLSRYLSTQEAIERRHHLFSLEKKRQLENVGRIEKIEVNYKGVPKDCTLIMNKDISTPHDCAKHLSEWHAESSALALIDGAVHWDMHRPLTENCTLEFQMYNSAEPQQVNKAFWRSCSFLLGAVVTRAFKDKVEVNLHSFPGPDIRSGSFIYDVALSLPSWRPTPQELHTLTAEYVSFCRRGDPIERLEVSEDLALEMFVENEYKVKQIPSIAKANGKVTLYRVEKHVDISKGPLINHAAQVGRVAVTAVHRLESPSDSPQLYRFQGVALPAGVILNHFAFRVLTERAKKLNPARSPLGRWEDAREPVAAQA, encoded by the exons ATGAAACGCCACTTGACGAATTTATCGCGAAATATACTACAAAATAAATGCAGTAACACATTTTCACTATCAA GATATTTAAGTACACAAGAGGCGATAGAGCGTCGTCATCACCTCTTCTCGCTGGAAAAGAAGCGTCAGTTGGAGAATGTGGGCCGCATTGAGAAGATTGAAGTCAATTACAAGGGTGTTCCCAAAGATTGCACTCTGATTATGAATAAAGACATTTCGACTCCTCATGATTGTGCCAAAC ATCTCAGTGAGTGGCACGCAGAAAGCAGCGCACTGGCACTCATCGATGGAGCTGTACACTGGGACATGCACAGACCTCTGACAGAGAACTGCACACTTGAA TTCCAGATGTACAACAGCGCAGAGCCACAGCAAGTCAACAAGGCGTTTTGGCGCAGCTGTTCTTTCCTGCTAGGGGCTGTGGTCACGCGCGCCTTCAAGGACAAGGTTGAGGTCAATTTGCACAGCTTCCCGGGACCCGACA TCCGCTCGGGTTCGTTCATATACGACGTGGCCCTCTCCCTCCCCTCTTGGCGGCCCACCCCCCAAGAGCTCCACACGTTAACGGCGGAATACGTGTCGTTCTGTCGTCGCGGAGATCCTATAGAGAGGCTGGAGGTGTCCGAGGATCTGGCGCTGGAGATGTTCGTGGAAAACGAGTACAAGGTCAAGCAGATACCCAGCATTGCCAAGGCTAATG GCAAGGTGACGTTATACAGAGTGGAAAAGCACGTTGACATCTCGAAGGGGCCGCTCATAAATCACGCGGCGCAGGTCGGCCGTGTCGCCGTGACTGCCGTACATAGACTAGAGA GTCCGAGCGACTCGCCGCAGCTGTACCGGTTCCAGGGCGTGGCGCTGCCCGCTGGGGTCATATTGAACCACTTCGCTTTCAGGGTTCTCACTGAACGCGCTAAGAAATTG AATCCGGCGCGCTCCCCGCTCGGGCGCTGGGAGGACGCTCGCGAGCCCGTCGCGGCCCAAGCTTAG